The genome window GCAGGGGGTGGGTCCGCCATCTTCTGCCATTGTTCTGGGGAACAGATTCGCTACCTGTATCTCTGCGCTTGCCCTGTCTAACACCGGTAGTCGTCTTCTGAATCTCTTCGTCACTATGCGATAGGCCTGACCCCATGGGTCAGTGTCTAACTCTTTACAGATATTGCTCCAACATTCTCTTTTCTTCTTATCATATTGCAGCATATTGGTATTACTCTCTACCGTCTACCTCTCTACCGTAAGTAATCTCTGTTTCTTTCTCCTTAAGAACTGAAGTTCTTGTCTCAATTTACCAATCTCAGCTGTCCACCAATATACGTTTCGTCTTCTTGTAGTACTATTTGCCATCCTGTCTATCTCTTGCATAACAATATTCGATAGAGCTTCAGGGGTTTGTTTCTGGTTATCCCTTAACCTTTCAGCTGTCCTATTAACTATAACTTCTATCTGATCAGCTGTAAAATTCAATGGGCGGGAACACTCCGCTTGCTCGAATCCTGGGTCTATCAGATCCAGTCTCATTGCTCGATGATCGCTGGCGATCTCATCAGGAAGGACCATCCAATTAAATTGTTCTCCTCTCCATTTGTTATCCAGGATGGTTATAACCGACTGGTGGCCTTGGCGACGTAGGTAGGGGTGCCGTCATTAACACAGCGACACCCAATTGTTTCCATCAAATCTGCCAGGATTTGTCCTCTTCTATTCGTATAACTACTGCCTGCATTCACCATTTTGCTGTTGAAGTCACCCAGCATGACTAACTTCTTCAGCGAATTAATTATTACACCCTGCAATGTGTCGATAAAGCGAGTAAAATCAGCTAAATCTATATTTGGTGACACATACACCGCCACCAGCATGACTGATTCGTTCTCCAGGGCAACAATACCCTTAACCCTGAACCTGAGCCTCCAATGGATATTGCTACTAACAAGCATTATTGCAACGTCACCCTCCGTATCAGTTATCCAACTAGATTTAGCGGCTTCGTATCTGTTAAGCTCAGCGACTGCAAGAAGATCTATATCTTTCTCAGCTACTACTCGTGCGACCAAATCATGTGCAAGAAGACTCCTGTTTACGTTCGCAAACAATGTCTTATACATGCTGATCTTTCCTACACATTCATGCCCCAGTCCTGTGATCTTTGCTAGCGCAATCTAGACACTGTTTCGGCTCTTGACAGTCCAATATCTTATGATCTCGGCATCCACAGTTAAAACAGAGATCCAGCCTGTCCGGTCCCTTACATTCCTGCCTCCTGTGCCCGGTTCCCCGGAAACGATAGCACCTTTACTCATCTTCTCGGATAAATGCTCTGCAGCTTATCCACCCTATCCTCAGCCTTTGCTCGACTAATTTACAAGCGGCTCTATAAGAGGTAATTACTGTTACGTTTCTAGTCTCGCCATAACCCTTTCTGATTGACGAAATCTTATATTCTTCATTAGGACCAATCCTGTTGGCTATCGCGGCCATCACCTCCTGTTCAGCAGCATCCATCTCCACATCCCTGATGTGTACTACCGCTCTCCTACTGGCTTTGCTCTTAAGGTCTACATGCAGTTCAGCCATCTTGTCCCTGAGTAGAGTGGTAAAATTCTCTGCGTTCTGTACTTCCTCGATCCTAACATGTAGTTCCTCATTACGTCCCTTACGCAACGATATGACATTGTTGGCCTCGTCGCTCGTCACAGCTCCTTTCATCGACCTTAGAAGCTCAGCATAAGACTTGCCTTCAGCTTTCATAACAACAGTGCGGCTCTGTTCAGCCGGCGGTGTGGCTTTCTTGATGGGTACTTGATTTGTACCAACATGTCTTGCACTATTGTCCCCTTGTATCGTCAATATATAAATTGGTGTCTTCTTATTTCTTAGCAGATACGATAAGatctttttcatataatttccTATGCTCACCGCCGGAAAGACATAGGCAGCATCTGGTGCTTGTGTTACGACTCTCCTGGCCGCTAGGAGagtcgtttttttgtttttgttttttttttcatatcaccgCTACCCCCACGGGTagcggtgatatgaaagggggatTGCGAAACTAGCCTACAACtttacgtaaacaataatgagatcattttatgagaaaaaaatcatttattataaacatcttACTTACAATTATAGAATGTAAATTTAACcatgcaaagaaaataaattaatgagatggtcgaatttgtttttcttttaaaagtttctccGTACGTGGatttatgttagaaacacacaaaacgACATTGTTTTTAAGCTATAAAAGACGAttactatatttactttttagcgCAACCGTAGACGAAAAGTCCTTTTCATAACGGTAAGGCGCGGCGAAAGGGATTaacattttcaatgcttctgtgactaaatttccatatgaacttcgacgagcaagccaaaacgtatctaaatcatCAGATATGAATtttagttgtaacgttttatcggcagacatttcgatgagctagtcgtgaatctcaactggtaacttagcagttgcaacaacgttttcactaaattgATTCAGTACCAATCTCTAcaacaaatcatttatcttctgGGAACTACttcgccaactgaatttttagcctCGTAAATATATCTTCATGGTATCCaaatgaatcatgagaccttgccgttggtgagggggcttgagtgctcagggatacagagtagctggaccgaaggtgcaaccatatcggagaggtatctgttgagagccagactaaggaatgattcctgaaagagggcagcagctctttcagtagttgttaggggcgtgagtcacaatgacttaaacggccgtatcaacatcactcagtcctctgagtactgcgcagctgaaagcaatggaaaactacagctgctttttttccaagaaaatgtggctctctgcattttcattatttacaaggcgcctccattattgcatagcaataatggaggcgccttccttggtaaaatattccggaggtaaaatagtcccccgttcggattgtccgggtggggactactaaggaaggggtcaccagaaaattaaaaaataacattctacgagtcggagcgtggaatgttagaagcttaaaaaaggttggtaggctagaaaatttaaaaagggaaatggatagggtgaatgtggatatagtaggaattagtgaggttcggtgggaagaggaaggcgacttttggtcaggtgattttagagtaattcctggaatagtcgctttaatattggaaggacaggtagaagggaaaaattatgtaggcaagccacgtttggagtatgtaaaacaaattgttggggatgtaggatgtagagggtatactgaaatgaaacgactagcactagatagggaatcttggagagctgcatcaaaccagtcaaatgactgaagacaaaaaaaaaaggtatccaaactgtggtgaataatagtgtcttcttcgttcatatttttctcaatataatcggagtgaatgcaaaaatatcaaaatttttgctctGAAAGCTAATAATCCAGAAATCAAGCTTCATAATGAAAGCGTGAACTTTGTTTATCGTTAA of Lycorma delicatula isolate Av1 chromosome 9, ASM4794821v1, whole genome shotgun sequence contains these proteins:
- the LOC142330655 gene encoding uncharacterized protein LOC142330655; this translates as MYKTLFANVNRSLLAHDLVARVVAEKDIDLLAVAELNRYEAAKSSWITDTEGDVAIMLVSSNIHWRLRFRVKGIVALENESVMLVAVYVSPNIDLADFTRFIDTLQGVIINSLKKLVMLGDFNSKMVNAGSSYTNRRGQILADLMETIGCRCVNDGTPTYVAKATSRL